In Xanthomonas theicola, a single genomic region encodes these proteins:
- a CDS encoding type II toxin-antitoxin system prevent-host-death family antitoxin, producing MELPLDLLELEKTPAADVKMKGWPSLVRKVRVSGAIVITNHSHPEAVVVDVNEYQRLVAQANAASGTNLRAQSLRTLQLRFDEHLSSLKDGAGLSKVLGRPARKGMKIALGSSR from the coding sequence ATGGAACTTCCCCTGGATTTGCTTGAGCTGGAAAAGACGCCCGCTGCGGACGTCAAGATGAAAGGCTGGCCGAGCCTCGTGCGCAAGGTGCGCGTGAGCGGAGCCATCGTCATCACCAACCACAGTCATCCCGAGGCTGTCGTGGTGGACGTGAACGAGTACCAGCGACTGGTCGCGCAAGCGAACGCGGCATCCGGAACGAACCTGCGCGCGCAGTCGTTGCGGACGCTGCAGTTGCGGTTCGATGAGCACCTGTCCTCGCTGAAAGACGGCGCGGGATTGTCCAAAGTGCTGGGTAGACCTGCCCGCAAGGGCATGAAGATTGCCTTGGGAAGCTCGCGCTAG
- the dksA gene encoding RNA polymerase-binding protein DksA, producing the protein MAAKKPAKKAVKAAKKPVQPVAKKATASAAAKPPKKPAAKPVAKPAPVKKAPAKAAASKPAPKPAAAAPARKAAAKPAAKPAKAAAKPSATPVAKQAAPASKQKSATAPVAPAVSKSVPKPAVKPAPAESVPAKAATPAAAPVSKPVAATPAAPLAPPHKNPVSVSKSSAKTPTKSESTPKPPVAKPTGKVVVAVTAKSNAPAKPAKYKVVEYKTDEATGRPILPKGYKPASDEEYMSTLQQEYFRQRLLNWRADLVEESKQTIENLRDEVRDIGDEAERATRETENSLELRTRDRYRKLIGKIDSTLKRLDAGDYGYCVDTGEEIGLERLEARLTAERTIDAQERWEHLQKQQGD; encoded by the coding sequence GTGGCTGCTAAAAAACCTGCAAAGAAGGCCGTCAAGGCCGCCAAGAAGCCCGTCCAGCCCGTTGCCAAGAAAGCGACGGCGTCCGCTGCTGCCAAGCCGCCGAAGAAGCCGGCGGCCAAGCCGGTGGCCAAGCCCGCGCCAGTGAAGAAGGCCCCGGCCAAGGCGGCGGCGAGCAAGCCGGCGCCCAAGCCGGCCGCCGCCGCGCCCGCCAGGAAGGCCGCGGCCAAGCCGGCCGCCAAGCCAGCGAAAGCCGCCGCCAAGCCCAGCGCCACGCCCGTCGCGAAGCAGGCCGCGCCGGCAAGCAAGCAAAAATCGGCCACCGCCCCGGTCGCCCCGGCGGTGTCCAAATCCGTACCGAAGCCGGCTGTCAAGCCGGCGCCGGCCGAGTCTGTCCCGGCCAAGGCCGCCACGCCCGCCGCTGCACCGGTTTCCAAGCCGGTCGCCGCCACGCCCGCCGCGCCCTTGGCCCCGCCACATAAGAATCCCGTGTCCGTTTCGAAATCCTCCGCGAAAACCCCCACCAAATCCGAATCCACCCCCAAGCCGCCGGTCGCCAAGCCCACCGGCAAGGTCGTCGTCGCGGTGACCGCCAAGTCCAATGCGCCGGCCAAGCCGGCCAAGTACAAGGTGGTCGAGTACAAGACCGACGAGGCCACCGGCCGCCCGATCCTGCCCAAGGGCTACAAGCCGGCGTCCGACGAGGAGTACATGAGCACGCTGCAGCAGGAGTACTTCCGCCAGCGCCTGCTCAACTGGCGTGCCGACCTGGTCGAGGAGTCCAAGCAGACCATCGAGAACCTGCGCGACGAAGTCCGCGACATCGGCGACGAGGCCGAGCGCGCCACCCGCGAGACCGAGAACTCGTTGGAGTTGCGCACCCGCGACCGCTACCGCAAGCTGATCGGCAAGATCGACAGCACGCTCAAGCGCCTGGACGCCGGCGACTACGGCTACTGCGTGGATACCGGCGAGGAAATCGGCCTGGAGCGCCTGGAGGCGCGCCTGACCGCCGAGCGCACCATCGATGCGCAGGAGCGCTGGGAACACCTGCAGAAGCAGCAGGGCGATTAA
- the yidD gene encoding membrane protein insertion efficiency factor YidD: protein MAYHGRVIARALIALLRLYQRFISPLLGPRCRFVPSCSAYAVTAIARYGALRGGWMAARRVGRCHPFHPGGFDPVPDPAAAPACRCPGKH, encoded by the coding sequence CTGGCATATCATGGCCGGGTGATCGCCCGCGCTCTCATCGCCTTGCTGCGTCTGTACCAGCGCTTCATCAGCCCCCTGCTGGGCCCGCGCTGCCGTTTCGTGCCCAGTTGCTCGGCCTACGCGGTCACCGCCATCGCCCGCTACGGCGCGCTGCGCGGGGGCTGGATGGCCGCCCGCCGCGTCGGCCGTTGCCACCCCTTCCATCCCGGCGGGTTCGACCCGGTGCCCGATCCCGCGGCGGCGCCGGCCTGCCGCTGTCCAGGAAAACACTGA